The following coding sequences are from one Mustela lutreola isolate mMusLut2 chromosome 5, mMusLut2.pri, whole genome shotgun sequence window:
- the PCDHB6 gene encoding protocadherin beta-6 isoform X2 yields MVDVLMGTGKGFSSLGSDIMGMAQTKVHRKKRQVAIFIMWMLLWEAGSESIQYSVLEESETGTFVANLTKDLGLRRGELAARGAQVVFKGNRQYLQLDPKTYDLRLNEKLDREELCSSTEPCMLPFQVLLENPLQFFQAALRLQDVNDHAPEFLENEILLKISESSHPGTAFPLKIAQDLDVGSNTVQNYTISTNSHFHLFTRNHSDGRRYPELVLDKALDREEQSELRLTLTAMDGGSPPRTGTSQVLILILDINDNAPEFAQLLYEVQLPENSPIGSLVITVTARDLDAGTHGELSYSFFQSSNQVIQAFEINSVTGEIRLKKMLDFEEIQSYHMEIEASDGGGLSGKCSIVLEVMDVNDNTPELTMSVFTSDIPENTPDMVVAIFGISDPDSGENGKTKCSIQDHLPFLLKLTVENFYTLVTEGTLDRESQAEYNITITVTDLGTPRLKTQHNLTVTVSDVNDNAPTFSQTTYTLRVRENNSPALHIGSVSATDRDSGANAQVTYSLLPPHDPQLPLGSLVSINADNGQLFALRSLDFEALQAFEFRVGAADRGSPALSSQALVRVLVADANDNAPFVLYPLQNGSAPCTELVPRAAEAGYLVAKVVAVDGDSGQNAWLSYQLLKATEPGLFGVWAHNGEVRTARPLSERDAVKHRLLVLVRDHGEPPLSASVTLHVLLVDGFSQPYLPLPDAAAAEARADPLTVYLVVALASVSSLFLFSVLVFVAVRLCRRRRAASGGGCSVPEGPFPGHLVDVSGAGTLSHSYQYEVCLRGGSGTNEFKFLKPIFPNFVGEGADRGTEENSHLRNHFGFS; encoded by the exons ATGGTGGACGTGCTGATGGGGACTGGAAAAGGATTTTCTTCTCTGGGATCAGACATAATGGGGATGGCGCAAACAAAAGTACATCGCAAGAAAAGGCAAGTGGCAATTTTCATTATGTGGATGCTTTTGTGGGAAGCCGGTTCAGAATCGATTCAATATTCTGTATTGGAGGAGTCAGAAACTGGCACATTTGTGGCCAATTTGACAAAGGACCTGGGACTCAGGAGAGGAGAACTGGCTGCACGGGGTGCCCAGGTTGTTTTCAAGGGGAACAGACAGTACTTGCAGCTTGACCCAAAGACCTATGATTTACGGCTAAATGAGAAACTGGACCGGGAAGAGCTGTGCAGCTCCACTGAGCCATGCATGCTACCTTTCCAAGTGTTACTGGAAAATCCCTTGCAGTTTTTTCAGGCTGCTTTACGA CTGCAAGATGTCAATGACCATGCTCCAGAATTCCTGGAAAATGAAATCCTCCTGAAAATCTCAGAAAGCAGTCATCCAGGGACTGCATTTCCTTTGAAAATAGCTCAAGATTTAGACGTGGGCAGTAACACAGTTCAGAACTACACCATTAGCACCAACTCCCATTTTCACCTTTTCACTCGAAATCACAGCGATGGCAGGAGATACCCTGAGCTGGTGCTGGACAAAGCGCTGGACCGGGAGGAGCAGTCAGAGCTCAGGTTAACGCTCACGGCCATGGATGGTGGGTCACCGCCTAGGACTGGGACTTCTCAGGTTCTCATCCTAATCTTGGACATAAATGATAATGCTCCTGAATTTGCCCAGCTGCTCTATGAGGTGCAATTGCCAGAAAACAGCCCTATAGGCTCCCTTGTCATCACTGTGACTGCTAGAGATTTAGATGCTGGGACCCACGGAGAACTCTCCTACTCATTTTTCCAATCCTCAAATCAAGTGATTCAGGCCTTTGAAATAAACTCAGTCACAGGGGAAATTCGATTGAAAAAAATGTTGGATTTTGAAGAAATTCAATCTTATCATATGGAAATTGAGGCATCAGATGGCGGGGGACTATCAGGAAAATGCTCTATAGTCTTAGAAGTGATGGATGTAAACGACAACACTCCGGAACTGACTATGTCAGTATTCACCAGTGATATCCCAGAAAACACCCCTGACATGGTGGTGGCTATTTTTGGAATTTCAGATCCAGACTCTGGGGAAAATGGCAAAACGAAGTGTTCCATCCAAGAccatctccccttccttctgAAACTTACTGTAGAAAACTTCTACACCTTGGTAACTGAAGGAACGCTGGATAGAGAGAGCCAGGCCGAGTACAACATCACCATCACCGTCACCGACCTGGGGACCCCCAGGCTGAAAACCCAGCACAACCTCACGGTGACCGTGTCCGACGTCAACGACAACGCCCCGACCTTCAGCCAGACGACCTACACCCTGCGCGTCCGCGAGAACAACAGCCCCGCCCTGCACATCGGCAGCGTGAGCGCCACCGACAGAGACTCGGGCGCCAACGCCCAGGTCACCTACTCGCTGCTGCCGCCCCACGACCCGCAGCTGCCGCTGGGCTCGCTGGTGTCCATCAACGCGGACAACGGGCAGCTGTTCGCGCTCAGGTCGCTGGATTTCGAGGCGCTGCAGGCGTTCGAGTTCCGCGTGGGCGCGGCCGACCGCGGCTCGCCGGCGCTCAGCAGCCAGGCGCTGGTGCGCGTGCTGGTGGCGGACGCCAACGACAACGCGCCGTTCGTGCTGTACCCGCTGCAGAACGGCTCGGCGCCCTGCACCGAGCTGGTGCCGCGGGCGGCCGAGGCGGGCTACCTGGTGGccaaggtggtggcggtggacGGCGACTCGGGCCAGAACGCCTGGCTGTCGTACCAGCTGCTCAAGGCCACGGAGCCCGGGCTGTTCGGCGTGTGGGCGCACAACGGCGAGGTGCGCACGGCGCGGCCGCTGAGCGAGCGCGACGCCGTCAAGCACAGGCTGCTGGTGCTGGTCCGGGACCACGGCGAGCCGCCGCTGTCGGCCAGCGTCACGCTGCACGTGCTGCTGGTGGACGGCTTCTCGCAGCCCTACCTGCCGCTGCCGGACGCGGCGGCGGCCGAGGCCCGCGCCGACCCGCTCACCGTCTACCTGGTGGTGGCCTTGGCGTCCGTGTCGTCGCTCTTCCTGTTCTCGGTGCTGGTGTTCGTGGCGGTGCGGCTGTGCAGGAGGAGGCGGGCGGCGTCGGGGGGCGGCTGCTCGGTGCCCGAGGGTCCGTTTCCGGGCCACCTGGTGGACGTCAGCGGCGCGGGGACCCTGTCCCACAGCTACCAGTATGAGGTGTGTCTGAGGGGAGGATCTGGGACCAATGAGTTCAAGTTCCTCAAACCCATTTTCCCCAACTTCGTGGGTGAAGGGGCTGATAGGGGCACGGAGGAAAACTCTCACTTGAGAAATCATTTTGGgttcagttag
- the PCDHB6 gene encoding protocadherin beta-6 isoform X1: MVDVLMGTGKGFSSLGSDIMGMAQTKVHRKKRQVAIFIMWMLLWEAGSESIQYSVLEESETGTFVANLTKDLGLRRGELAARGAQVVFKGNRQYLQLDPKTYDLRLNEKLDREELCSSTEPCMLPFQVLLENPLQFFQAALRVTDINDHAPEFPAREMLLKISEITAPGKLFPLKMAQDLDVGSNSLQSYIISSNPHFHVLTRNRSDGRKFPELVLDKALDREEQPEFRLTLTALDGGSPPRSGTTEIHILVLDINDNAPEFAQELYEAQIPENNSLGSLIITVSARDLDAGSFGEVSYALFQVDDINQPFEINAITGEIRLRKTLDFEEFQSYHLDIEATDGGGLSGKCSLVIKVLDVNDNPPQLTMSSLISPIPENLPEIIVAVFSVSDADSGQNQQVICSIDDNLPFLLRPSVENFYTLVTEGALDRESQAEYNITITVTDLGTPRLKTQHNLTVTVSDVNDNAPTFSQTTYTLRVRENNSPALHIGSVSATDRDSGANAQVTYSLLPPHDPQLPLGSLVSINADNGQLFALRSLDFEALQAFEFRVGAADRGSPALSSQALVRVLVADANDNAPFVLYPLQNGSAPCTELVPRAAEAGYLVAKVVAVDGDSGQNAWLSYQLLKATEPGLFGVWAHNGEVRTARPLSERDAVKHRLLVLVRDHGEPPLSASVTLHVLLVDGFSQPYLPLPDAAAAEARADPLTVYLVVALASVSSLFLFSVLVFVAVRLCRRRRAASGGGCSVPEGPFPGHLVDVSGAGTLSHSYQYEVCLRGGSGTGEFKFLKPIIPNFPLQGTGKEMVENPTVRDSFLFS; this comes from the coding sequence ATGGTGGACGTGCTGATGGGGACTGGAAAAGGATTTTCTTCTCTGGGATCAGACATAATGGGGATGGCGCAAACAAAAGTACATCGCAAGAAAAGGCAAGTGGCAATTTTCATTATGTGGATGCTTTTGTGGGAAGCCGGTTCAGAATCGATTCAATATTCTGTATTGGAGGAGTCAGAAACTGGCACATTTGTGGCCAATTTGACAAAGGACCTGGGACTCAGGAGAGGAGAACTGGCTGCACGGGGTGCCCAGGTTGTTTTCAAGGGGAACAGACAGTACTTGCAGCTTGACCCAAAGACCTATGATTTACGGCTAAATGAGAAACTGGACCGGGAAGAGCTGTGCAGCTCCACTGAGCCATGCATGCTACCTTTCCAAGTGTTACTGGAAAATCCCTTGCAGTTTTTTCAGGCTGCTTTACGAGTCACAGATATAAATGACCACGCCCCAGAGTTCCCAGCCAGAGAAATGCTactaaaaatatcagaaattacTGCACCAGGAAAGCTATTTCCTTTGAAAATGGCACAGGATTTAGACGTGGGTAGCAACAGTCTTCAGAGCTACATAATCAGCTCCAATCCTCATTTCCACGTTCTCACTCGCAATCGCAGCGACGGCAGGAAGTTCCCGGAGCTGGTGCTAGACAAAGCCCTAGACCGCGAGGAGCAGCCTGAGTTTAGGCTTACCCTCACAGCGCTGGATGGTGGGTCTCCGCCCCGGTCTGGGACCACGGAGATTCACATCCTGGTCTTGGACATCAATGACAACGCTCCAGAGTTTGCTCAGGAGCTCTATGAGGCACAAATCCCTGAAAACAATTCCCTGGGCTCTCTGATTATCACCGTCTCAGCAAGAGATTTAGATGCAGGATCCTTTGGGGAGGTATCTTATGCCCTATTTCAGGTAGATGACATTAATCAACCCTTCGAAATAAACGCAATTACAGGAGAAATTCGACTGAGAAAGACTCTGGATTTTGAGGAATTTCAATCTTATCATTTGGATATTGAGGCTACAGATGGCGGGGGACTATCAGGAAAATGTTCTTTAGTCATCAAGGTTCTGGACGTAAATGACAACCCTCCTCAACTGACCATGTCCTCACTCATTAGTCCCATTCCTGAAAACCTGCCAGAAATCATAGTAGCAGTTTTCAGTGTGTCAGATGCAGATTCCGGACAAAATCAGCAGGTTATTTGTTCTATAGATGACAATCTGCCCTTTCTTCTAAGACCATCAGTCGAAAACTTCTACACCTTGGTAACTGAAGGAGCGCTGGATAGAGAGAGCCAGGCCGAGTACAACATCACCATCACCGTCACCGACCTGGGGACCCCCAGGCTGAAAACCCAGCACAACCTCACGGTGACCGTGTCCGACGTCAACGACAACGCCCCGACCTTCAGCCAGACGACCTACACCCTGCGCGTCCGCGAGAACAACAGCCCCGCCCTGCACATCGGCAGCGTGAGCGCCACCGACAGAGACTCGGGCGCCAACGCCCAGGTCACCTACTCGCTGCTGCCGCCCCACGACCCGCAGCTGCCGCTGGGCTCGCTGGTGTCCATCAACGCGGACAACGGGCAGCTGTTCGCGCTCAGGTCGCTGGATTTCGAGGCGCTGCAGGCGTTCGAGTTCCGCGTGGGCGCGGCCGACCGCGGCTCGCCGGCGCTCAGCAGCCAGGCGCTGGTGCGCGTGCTGGTGGCGGACGCCAACGACAACGCGCCGTTCGTGCTGTACCCGCTGCAGAACGGCTCGGCGCCCTGCACCGAGCTGGTGCCGCGGGCGGCCGAGGCGGGCTACCTGGTGGccaaggtggtggcggtggacGGCGACTCGGGCCAGAACGCCTGGCTGTCGTACCAGCTGCTCAAGGCCACGGAGCCCGGGCTGTTCGGCGTGTGGGCGCACAACGGCGAGGTGCGCACGGCGCGGCCGCTGAGCGAGCGCGACGCCGTCAAGCACAGGCTGCTGGTGCTGGTCCGGGACCACGGCGAGCCGCCGCTGTCGGCCAGCGTCACGCTGCACGTGCTGCTGGTGGACGGCTTCTCGCAGCCCTACCTGCCGCTGCCGGACGCGGCGGCGGCCGAGGCCCGCGCCGACCCGCTCACCGTCTACCTGGTGGTGGCCTTGGCGTCCGTGTCGTCGCTCTTCCTGTTCTCGGTGCTGGTGTTCGTGGCGGTGCGGCTGTGCAGGAGGAGGCGGGCGGCGTCGGGGGGCGGCTGCTCGGTGCCCGAGGGTCCGTTTCCGGGCCACCTGGTGGACGTCAGCGGCGCGGGGACCCTGTCCCACAGCTACCAGTATGAGGTGTGTCTGAGGGGAGGATCTGGGACCGGCGAGTTCAAGTTCCTCAAGCCCATCATCCCCAACTTCCCTCTCCAGGGCACTGGAAAGGAAATGGTGGAAAATCCCACAGTTCGGGATAGTTTCCTATTCAGTTAA
- the PCDHB7 gene encoding protocadherin beta-7 — protein sequence MEARVVHALQKRQVLLLCVFLGVSWAGAEPLRYFVAEETERGTFLANLAIDLGLGAGELSARGSRIVSDETTGFLLLNPLTGDLLLNEKLDREELCGPTEPCVLPFQLLLEKPFQIFRAELWVRDINDHSPVFLDREITLNILESTTPGATFLLESAQDSDVGINNLRNYTVSSNVYFHINVHDDGEGNVYSELVLDKVLDREEVPELRLTLTALDGGSPPRSGTTLIHILVLDINDNIPEFVESLYKVQVPENSPVGSLIVTVSARDLDTGSNGEIVYAFFYATERTLKTFRINSTSGNLHLKAELNYEAIQTYTLTIQAKDGGGLSGKCTVVVHVTDINDNPPELLMSSLTSPIAENSPETVVAVFRIRDRDSGNNAKMVCSIQDHLPFVLKPSVENFYTLVTERPLDRESQAEYNITITVTDLGTPRLKTQHNLTVTVSDVNDNAPTFSQTTYTLRVRENNSPALHIGSVSATDRDSGANAQVTYSLLPPHDPQLPLGSLVSINADNGQLFALRSLDFEALQAFEFRVGAADRGSPALSSQALVRVLVADANDNAPFVLYPLQNGSAPCTELVPRAAEAGYLVAKVVAVDGDSGQNAWLSYQLLKATEPGLFGVWAHNGEVRTARPLSERDAVKHRLLVLVRDHGEPPLSASVTLHVLLVDGFSQPYLPLPDAAAAEARADPLTVYLVVALASVSSLFLFSVLVFVAVRLCRRRRAASGGGCSVPEGPFPGHLVDVSGAGTLSHSYQYEVCLRGGSGTGEFKFLKPIIPNLQFQSIGREVEEYPSRQNDLGF from the coding sequence ATGGAGGCCAGAGTGGTGCACGCATTGCAGAAAAGGCAAGTGTTACTTCTTTGTGTGTTTCTGGGAGTGTCTTGGGCTGGCGCAGAACCTCTTCGGTATTTTGTGGCAGAGGAAACGGAGAGAGGGACCTTTCTGGCCAACCTAGCAATTGATCTGGGGTTAGGGGCAGGGGAACTGTCAGCTCGGGGATCTAGAATTGTTTCAGATGAGACCACAGGATTTTTACTCCTCAATCCGCTTACTGGTGATTTACTTCTAAATGAGAAATTAGACCGGGAGGAACTGTGTGGCCCCACAGAGCCATGTGTGTTGCCTTTCCAGTTGTTACTTGAAAAGCCTTTTCAGATTTTCCGTGCTGAACTATGGGTCAGAGACATCAACGATCATTCTCCAGTATTTCTAGATAGAGAGATTACCTTGAACATATTAGAAAGTACCACTCCAGGGGCAACATTTCTCCTAGAAAGTGCACAGGATTCAGATGTTGGAATCAACAACCTGAGAAACTACACCGTCAGCTCCAATGTTTATTTCCATATTAATGTCCATGATGATGGGGAAGGGAATGTTTATTCCGAATTGGTACTGGATAAAGTGCTGGATCGTGAAGAGGTTCCTGAGCTGCGTTTAACCCTCACCGCCTTGGATGGCGGCTCTCCGCCCAGATCCGGAACCACCCTCATACACATCCTGGTTTTGGACATAAATGACAACATCCCTGAATTTGTAGAGTCGCTTTACAAGGTCCAGGTGCCTGAGAACAGCCCTGTTGGTTCCCTGATTGTCACTGTGTCAGCTAGAGATTTAGATACTGGAAGTAATGGAGAAATCGTCTATGCATTTTTTTATGCTACTGAAAGGACTCTCAAAACGTTTCGAATCAATTCAACATCTGGCAATCTTCATCTTAAAGCCGAATTGAACTATGAGGCAATACAAACTTATACATTAACTATTCAGGCCAAAGATGGTGGAGGGCTTTCTGGAAAATGTACTGTGGTGGTCCATGTAACAGATATAAACGATAATCCACCAGAACTGCTCATGTCATCACTTACTAGCCCAATCGCAGAAAACTCACCAGAGACAGTAGTCGCTGTTTTTAGGATTAGAGACAGAGATTCAGGGAACAATGCAAAGATGGTGTGCTCCATCCAAGACCATCTCCCCTTTGTCCTGAAGCCATCAGTAGAGAATTTCTACACCTTGGTAACAGAGAGACCCCTCGACAGAGAGAGCCAGGCCGAGTACAACATCACCATCACCGTCACCGACCTGGGGACCCCCAGGCTGAAAACCCAGCACAACCTCACGGTGACCGTGTCCGACGTCAACGACAACGCCCCGACCTTCAGCCAGACGACCTACACCCTGCGCGTCCGCGAGAACAACAGCCCCGCCCTGCACATCGGCAGCGTGAGCGCCACCGACAGAGACTCGGGCGCCAACGCCCAGGTCACCTACTCGCTGCTGCCGCCCCACGACCCGCAGCTGCCGCTGGGCTCGCTGGTGTCCATCAACGCGGACAACGGGCAGCTGTTTGCGCTCAGGTCGCTGGATTTCGAGGCGCTGCAGGCGTTCGAGTTCCGCGTGGGCGCGGCGGACCGCGGCTCGCCGGCGCTCAGCAGCCAGGCGCTGGTGCGCGTGCTGGTGGCGGACGCCAACGACAACGCGCCGTTCGTGCTGTACCCGCTGCAGAACGGCTCGGCGCCCTGCACCGAGCTGGTGCCGCGGGCGGCCGAGGCGGGCTACCTGGTGGccaaggtggtggcggtggacGGCGACTCGGGCCAGAACGCCTGGCTGTCGTACCAGCTGCTCAAGGCCACGGAGCCCGGGCTGTTCGGCGTGTGGGCGCACAACGGCGAGGTGCGCACGGCGCGGCCGCTGAGCGAGCGCGACGCCGTCAAGCACAGGCTGCTGGTGCTGGTCCGGGACCACGGCGAGCCGCCGCTGTCGGCCAGCGTCACGCTGCACGTGCTGCTGGTGGACGGCTTCTCGCAGCCCTACCTGCCGCTGCCGGACGCGGCGGCGGCCGAGGCCCGCGCCGACCCGCTCACCGTCTACCTGGTGGTGGCCTTGGCGTCCGTGTCGTCGCTCTTCCTGTTCTCGGTGCTGGTGTTCGTGGCGGTGCGGCTGTGCAGGAGGAGGCGGGCGGCGTCGGGGGGCGGCTGCTCGGTGCCCGAGGGTCCGTTTCCGGGCCACCTGGTGGACGTCAGCGGCGCGGGGACCCTGTCCCACAGCTACCAGTATGAGGTGTGTCTGAGGGGAGGCTCTGGGACCGGTGAATTCAAGTTCCTCAAACCCATTATCCCTAATCTGCAGTTTCAGAGCATAGGAAGGGAAGTGGAAGAATATCCGTCACGTCAGAATGATTTGGGTTTCTGA